A single candidate division SR1 bacterium Aalborg_AAW-1 DNA region contains:
- a CDS encoding hypothetical protein (Transcription termination/antitermination protein NusG): MATITQAEIKKQIEDKEYRWYCLSVVAGQEGLVVENLIERVKKQGLEEDIVDYYYPVVTETKIGKTKTTTKEVKLYPGYVFVRSRMNDKIWYVVRNTPGVRIIVGAETHPVPVTDSELENIKKQVLEQSERSSLSVPYKIGDLVTLNDGNFIGAVGQVKDIDADKGTLVVNIEMLGRLTPVMIGFDKVELVK, from the coding sequence ATGGCTACTATCACACAAGCAGAAATTAAAAAACAAATAGAAGATAAAGAATATAGATGGTATTGTCTCAGTGTAGTTGCTGGACAAGAAGGTCTTGTAGTGGAAAATCTTATTGAAAGAGTCAAAAAACAATGACTTGAGGAAGATATTGTTGATTACTACTACCCTGTTGTTACTGAAACTAAAATTGGGAAAACAAAAACAACTACTAAAGAAGTTAAACTTTATCCTGGATATGTATTTGTCAGATCTAGAATGAATGATAAAATTTGGTATGTTGTACGTAATACTCCTTGAGTTCGTATCATTGTTGGAGCTGAAACTCATCCGGTGCCTGTAACTGATAGTGAACTTGAAAATATTAAGAAGCAAGTGCTAGAACAAAGTGAAAGATCTTCACTATCTGTTCCGTATAAGATTGGTGATCTTGTGACTCTCAATGATGGTAATTTTATAGGTGCAGTTGGTCAAGTTAAAGATATTGATGCTGATAAAGGTACGCTGGTTGTTAATATTGAAATGTTATGACGTTTGACACCAGTTATGATTGGTTTTGATAAAGTTGAACTTGTAAAATAA
- the miaB gene encoding (Dimethylallyl)adenosine tRNA methylthiotransferase MiaB — protein MKFTTIVFGCQMNYSDTARIKSVLQNCHWEYVDTVDDADVVIFDTCSVRQKSEDKVTGKLMEIPPEKKVWITGCMIQHNLRNTVVHKKTKGKSVKGLMGVGNFVGTVQTIDPDIIGLSNMEIEEFRPKPGAEDNVIYINNAFNPMFHNIHKSWKNVELFFRIDDTGFLPLMMKRIGYEVTYDGELTNEYTSILPEGATTLHTSQKKTAFVPISTGCNQFCAYCIVPYARGMEKNMKSDQILSEVQHHIDSGIQEITLLGQIVNKYPDFDKLCDDIFALPGDLKRLRYTSPYPTFYSDQLLSLHEKQERMCPHIHMPLQSGSTAVLKKMFRGYDREQYIEFVDKIRNLKRDISLTTDIIVGFTDETEEDFQQTLSLVEYARFDMIYIGIYSVRPGTYAARKYVDNIPKEIKHDRWNRLNELLKKISAENNAKEIGNIRTVMLTKKEILSSSKVQYTGYTDNQKQIKIMYNGDQSSAPWLGSFVQAKITDSKQFLLVGDVLV, from the coding sequence ATGAAATTTACGACTATTGTGTTTGGTTGTCAGATGAATTATTCTGATACAGCTAGGATCAAATCAGTATTGCAAAATTGTCACTGGGAATATGTTGATACCGTAGATGATGCTGATGTGGTAATTTTTGATACGTGTTCAGTACGTCAAAAGTCTGAAGATAAAGTGACTGGTAAATTGATGGAGATACCACCAGAAAAAAAAGTTTGGATAACTGGTTGTATGATCCAACACAATCTTCGTAATACTGTCGTACACAAAAAAACAAAATGAAAATCTGTAAAAGGTCTTATGTGAGTTGGAAATTTTGTAGGAACAGTACAGACGATAGATCCTGATATTATTGGTTTATCGAATATGGAGATTGAAGAATTTCGTCCTAAGCCTGGGGCAGAAGATAATGTTATCTATATCAATAATGCCTTTAATCCTATGTTTCACAATATTCATAAATCATGGAAGAATGTGGAATTATTTTTCCGTATTGATGATACAGGTTTTCTTCCTCTTATGATGAAGAGAATATGATATGAGGTAACTTATGATGGTGAACTTACAAATGAATACACGTCTATTCTTCCAGAATGAGCCACTACTCTGCACACCAGTCAGAAAAAAACAGCTTTTGTTCCTATTAGTACAGGCTGTAACCAATTCTGTGCTTACTGTATTGTGCCGTATGCAAGAGGTATGGAAAAAAATATGAAATCTGACCAGATTCTGAGCGAGGTACAACATCATATTGATTCTTGAATTCAAGAAATTACTTTACTTGGTCAAATCGTTAATAAATATCCGGATTTTGATAAATTGTGTGATGATATTTTTGCTTTGCCTGGTGATCTTAAACGATTGCGTTATACTTCACCCTACCCTACGTTTTATAGTGATCAACTTCTCTCTCTTCATGAAAAACAAGAACGTATGTGTCCACATATTCATATGCCCTTGCAGTCAGGAAGTACAGCAGTTTTGAAGAAAATGTTCCGTGGTTATGATCGTGAACAGTATATTGAATTTGTCGATAAAATTAGAAATTTGAAAAGAGATATTTCTCTGACCACAGATATTATTGTATGATTTACGGATGAGACAGAAGAAGATTTTCAACAGACACTGAGTTTAGTGGAATATGCGAGATTTGATATGATTTATATCGGTATCTATTCGGTTCGTCCTGGTACGTATGCTGCTCGTAAGTATGTTGATAATATACCTAAAGAAATAAAACATGATCGCTGGAATAGACTTAATGAATTATTAAAAAAAATTTCTGCCGAAAACAATGCAAAAGAAATATGAAACATAAGAACCGTCATGCTTACTAAAAAAGAAATACTTTCTAGTAGTAAAGTTCAATATACAGGTTATACTGATAATCAAAAACAGATTAAAATCATGTATAATGGGGACCAATCTTCTGCTCCATGGTTGTGAAGTTTTGTTCAAGCTAAGATAACTGATAGTAAACAGTTTTTACTTGTAGGAGATGTATTAGTATAG
- the rplA gene encoding 50S ribosomal protein L1 translates to MAKKSKKYLEMAKLVDKKKSYTTAEATELVTKLGYTKFIPSIEIAVKTFANPKYNDQVIRATTSLPHGNGKTVKVAVYTSEDKIDEVKKAGADIVGSSDLLADIEKGNMNFDVLVTSPDLMKDLAKVAKALGPKGLMPNPKAGTVAIDLVGAVSEIKKGRFEFKLDKTGNIHATIGKANFTPEQLADNVTAFLSAINSHKPSGVKGKLIKKVVISPTMGPGVAITL, encoded by the coding sequence ATGGCAAAAAAATCTAAAAAGTATCTAGAAATGGCAAAACTTGTTGATAAGAAAAAATCTTATACAACAGCTGAAGCTACAGAATTAGTTACAAAACTTGGTTATACTAAATTTATACCGTCTATTGAAATTGCAGTAAAAACATTTGCAAATCCTAAATATAATGATCAAGTCATCAGAGCAACAACATCTCTTCCACATGGAAATGGTAAAACAGTAAAAGTTGCAGTATATACTTCTGAAGATAAAATTGATGAAGTGAAAAAAGCAGGTGCTGATATTGTTGGGTCATCTGATCTCTTAGCTGATATTGAAAAAGGAAATATGAATTTCGATGTCTTAGTAACTTCACCTGATCTCATGAAAGATCTTGCAAAAGTTGCAAAAGCACTTGGACCAAAGGGTTTGATGCCAAATCCTAAAGCAGGTACTGTAGCTATCGATCTTGTAGGTGCTGTTTCTGAAATTAAAAAGGGTAGATTTGAATTCAAACTTGATAAAACAGGTAATATTCATGCTACTATTGGTAAAGCAAACTTTACTCCAGAACAATTAGCTGATAATGTGACTGCTTTCTTATCAGCTATTAACTCTCACAAACCATCTGGAGTGAAAGGAAAACTTATTAAGAAAGTAGTTATTTCTCCTACTATGGGGCCTGGTGTAGCTATTACATTATAA
- a CDS encoding Helix-turn-helix domain protein, with translation MTFRITREQAAQQLGISTRTIDRYIKSGKLAYKKIANKILLDEKDIQSMQHDFNALHHNPTTEIVNDGPGHAATSSLATNAKLEKIIDEKIDKFFLVFQEKDRMLEEKNKVIFMLQQRVSELENKIGTMVALPDYNEQKQLATIEKTKLEDKIKQLSSAVRGERTKNSMLLVIFVVAIVFAVFWYLSFVKGWLSF, from the coding sequence ATGACATTTCGTATAACAAGAGAGCAGGCAGCACAACAGTTAGGTATTTCTACAAGAACAATCGATAGATATATAAAAAGTGGAAAGCTTGCTTATAAGAAGATTGCAAATAAAATTTTGCTTGATGAAAAAGATATTCAATCAATGCAGCATGATTTTAATGCCTTACATCATAATCCAACTACTGAGATTGTTAATGATGGTCCATGACATGCCGCTACTTCTTCATTAGCTACGAATGCTAAATTAGAAAAGATTATTGATGAAAAAATTGATAAGTTTTTTCTTGTATTTCAAGAAAAGGATCGTATGCTTGAAGAAAAAAATAAAGTAATATTTATGCTTCAACAAAGAGTGTCTGAACTAGAGAATAAGATTGGTACTATGGTCGCTCTTCCTGATTATAATGAACAGAAACAGCTTGCTACAATAGAAAAAACTAAGCTTGAGGATAAAATTAAACAACTTTCTAGTGCTGTGAGAGGGGAGAGGACTAAAAATAGCATGCTTCTTGTTATCTTTGTTGTCGCTATTGTATTCGCAGTGTTCTGGTATTTGAGTTTTGTGAAAGGGTGGTTGAGTTTTTAG
- the rplK gene encoding 50S ribosomal protein L11 produces MAKQLSKILNLEVVAGKAAPNPPLGPMLGSNGVNIGQFIQEFNGKTMELMQQFAPIDVKIRVKLSLYTDRSFDVEIIGPVTSNLILWKLKQKIGSGEPNKKKIGSLTRADLEEIAALKKGDMNTDDLEAMIKAISGTARNMGVTIA; encoded by the coding sequence ATGGCAAAACAATTATCTAAAATACTTAATCTAGAGGTTGTTGCTGGTAAAGCCGCACCTAATCCACCACTTGGACCTATGCTCGGATCAAATGGAGTAAATATTGGACAATTTATTCAAGAATTTAATGGGAAAACAATGGAACTTATGCAACAGTTTGCTCCTATTGATGTAAAAATTAGAGTAAAGTTGTCTTTGTATACTGATAGATCTTTTGATGTAGAAATCATTTGACCAGTTACTTCAAATCTTATTCTATGGAAATTGAAACAAAAAATAGGATCTGGAGAGCCAAATAAGAAAAAGATTGGTTCACTTACAAGAGCTGATTTAGAAGAGATTGCGGCTTTGAAAAAAGGAGATATGAACACAGATGATCTTGAAGCTATGATCAAAGCTATTAGTGGAACCGCTAGAAATATGGGAGTTACTATTGCATAA